The genomic DNA AGCTGGCGGAGGGGGTGCGGCGACGCCGCGCGTGAGCGAGCTGTGCGCCGGCGTCGATAGGAGGTTCTCGCACGTCACGAACGCTAGGAGCATGCGAAAAGCTCCCACCGGCATTGAACTGTTGGATGCCGGGGCTTCAGGCGGCGCGAACGTTCAGGAGTTGCCATCCTTCAGGGACCTTGGCGAGCAACGCGTCCATATCGTCGGCCTCGATCTGCTCGATGCGGTCGCGGCTCTGGAATGTGCCCTTCGCCTTGAGGATCGCGGCGCCCTTGATCATCACGACAGGAGCTGAGATGAGGTCGAACCCCTCCGGCCGGTGCGTGGCCAGCTGTGTCTGGACGCCGGCGAGATCTGCGGCCTCGACGTCGGCGGAGTGGGTTTCCACAGGACGCATCAGACCGATCAGCACACTTCGATCCTACGTCGATTGCAGGGAACGGCGAACTGCGCAAGACCAACACCTCGACGGGGCAGTACTCAATAGTCAGTTGCGGCTGAGCCCGCGCGACCCGCATCGCGAGAACAGCACGCACACCCAACGTCACCCGTCCTGACGAGTTATCCTGGTGAGTTGACGGCTGCTTGCCTTCGCCCTACTTCCACAGAGCCGGATAACGTGTGTGAGCTCAGAGATGTTCGGGCAGGGGCGGTAACTCAACGCCACACCAGATTGTGCAGTTCCATGGCGCGCGTCAGGTCTGGATCATCGATGTCGACCACTCGCGCGTAGGTGCCGTGCAGGTGCGCGCTCGACGGATCGTCTCCAGGACGTTCGAAGATCGCCCACATCGTCAGCTCATCACCGTGACGTGACGCGAAGCGCACACCGTCGACGACTGGTGCGCCCTCGTTCGTGGTGAGCGCATAGAGACGATCGGCGACCTGCTGCGTGAGATCACGCGGCTGCGCGCTCTTGAGGGCGGCAGCGTCGAAGTCCGGATAGCCGAGGTCGAGTGCCAACTGAAGGAACGTCGGACGCAGTGCGGAGACCGTTTCGGACACGCGTACGTCAGCGAACGGACCTGTCAGTCGGGCAGCGCCCACCAGGCGCCCGCCGATCCACTCCCGGGGAATCGATCCGGGAGTGGGCACCGGGAACTCGGCGGCGTCCTCGGGATCCTCGGTGATGCCGGACAGAAGGTCAGTGTCGTCAGCGCCGAGGTCAGGACGGGCGTATGCGAGCACCTCGACGAAGCAGCCGTAGAGCCTGTCGCCCGCGTAGACCGTCCTGAACACGCCGTCTGCATCGTCCCAGCGGTTACGACCGGAGTACTGGTGGTCAACCCACGCCCAGGGGTCAGGAGCTCGGCCGATGCGCCAGACTGCAACACCTCCGGCGTCGACGACTGCGATCTGAGCAGCCGGCATCAGGCGCCGACGAAAGCAAGCGCCGCGGCGAGCACTCGGGGCCCTGCTTCCTCGAAGGGGTCCTCGTGCAGCACGCGCGCCGGCGAACGGTCGGCGAGGTGGGGGTTCATCCCCTGGAACCAGGTGGGAACGACAGCGTCGCCTTCGCTCTGGCCGATGAGGGTCACAACGCGGTGCGCCAGGCGCAGTCGTTCTTCGGTCGCGGATGTCGGGCGGCGAGCAGCTTCGGCCCACTCGCGCACGGTCCGGGTCTCGGAGACGCCCGCGATGTAGGCCACCAGCTTTGCGCCGAGGGCGACACGTAGGTCGTCGACGATCTCAGCAGTGGCGTGCCGGATCGAGTCGTTGTAGGCCTTCAGCCCTGCTGCTTCGATCACTGTGATCATGACCTTAGGATACCACCATCCCAGTCATGAGGACAGGCTAGATACCAACTACGATCCCACCCCAGGTATCATCGCACGACTGCCGCGAGCTCACGGCTTGGAGCGACGCACTATCTCCTGCGCCAGCTCGACGTCGCTGTAATCGGCAATGGTGTGATGGACGACAATGACAGCACCAGCGATGTCGTCCGCATCGAGGTGGCCGCCGACGAGAAGGGCTTCCAGCGGGTTCCGCCCGCATGCGCGGGCAACGTGCACTGCCTCGCGAGTAGTGGGGTGTCGCTCACCCCGGCGCCAGTAGCTCACCTTGGAGTCCGACACGTCCAGCCGCCGCGCGACCGACGCCCCCGGGGCGTGCTCGGTGATCTTGTTGAACGTTAGCCAACTACTATTTGAAGCGATGCCATCGGGTAGCTCCGACACCTCGTACGACATCTCGCAACGCAGAAAAATCAAGTCGACCCGGGTTTTGTTGCCCAACAATGCAGAACGCCCGGCAGCTGCGTGAGCAACGACCGGGCGTTCTATCCTGTGGAGCCTAGGAGATTCGAACTCCTGACATCCTGCTTGCAAAGCAGGCGCTCTACCAACTGAGCTAAGGCCCCGCGAGGGTGTTTAGTTGAGGTGAAAAGTGGGGCTACCAGGATTTGAACCTGGGACCTCTTCATTATCAGTGAAGCGCTCTAACCAACTGAGCTATAGCCCCGTCAACCTCCAAGACTTTACCGGAGATCGACGGAAAATCCGAATCGACGCCGGTCAGTCACCCGGCCGCAGAACCGCGCTGCCGGCAGAGACGCTGACCACGATCGAATTCCGCGCATTCGACGACGTCTGCAGCCCGTTGTCGAGCGATCCGGCACTGACATCCTGACGTACGTCGTACTCCTCATCAGGCAGTGTCAGTTCGAGCGATCCCGCGCTCACATCGACCTGCACGTCACGCGGTGCTGTCCCGGTGAGCTCAGCCTCCAGCCGTCCTGCAGAGATCGAGAAATCGGCGGTGGAGACGTCAGCCAGCTCGAACTCGGCGCGCCCCGCACTCAGATCCGCCTCGATGGTGTCCGCCGATCCCGTGATGAACAGTGCGCCGGCGCCCACCTCGACGTCGATGTCACCGAAGTCACCCTGTACATCGAGACTTCCTGCGCCGAGCGAGACGTCGGCATCGAGCCTTTCACTGCGCAGCTCGTCGGGCAGGGTCAGAACCACACTCTGGTCGTCGTTGAACCAATCGCCGAACCACCACCCGAAGTTCATCTCCGGGCTGTTCACGACGAGTTCGTCACCGTCGCGCGACAGACTCCAACGGTCATCGCCACTGCCGGAGAGCTCCAGCTGTGCCTGCTCGACATCACCGAACTCAACCCGCACCGCCGCACCGCCGACATCGAGATCGATACCAGTGATGCCCGAGGCATCCATCTGCTGACGGGAATCGACCGGGGCACTCGCATCGTTGACGGCAGCGACTGCCGCCGTGCCTCCGGTCGCGAGGAGAGCGACGCCGCCGAACACGGCGATCGCGATCGCACCCGCTCGTGCCCCCGAGCCGCGCGGAGTCTGCGGGCCCTGTGCAGAACTGGCCGATGCCGGAGCGCCCGGAGCCGGCCCACCAGGAGCCGGCCCACCCGGAGCCGCCCCACCCGGAGCCGGCCCACCAGGAGCCGCGGCATTCGTCAACGGCGCCTGCTCCGCCGGCGGCGGGCTGAGGGGCACGTCGTGCCCGCCCTGGTTGTTCTCTGATTCGGCGTTCATCGTGCCGCTCCTGTCTGTGGCGTGTTCCCGAGCGGACCGTTGCCGCTGCCGGTGTTCTCGATGTGGGCGAGCGCTGCGAGCACTCGGCGGTTGCCGGCTTCGGGTTCGAGGCCGAGCTTCTGGAAGATGGACGTGATGTACTTCTCGACGCTGCCCTCGGAGAGGAACAACAGCCCCGCGATCGTCTGATTCGACTTGCCCTCGGCGATGAGCGAGAGCACGGTGCGCTCGCGCTCGGTGAGTTGCAGCATCCGGTCGTCACGGTTGCGACGGGTGAGCAACTGCGCGACGACCTCCGGATCGAGAACGGATGCTCCTTCCGCGATCCGCTCGACCGAGGCGACGAACTCGGCCACATCCGCGACACGGTCCTTGAGCAGATAGCCGAGTGGGCCGCCCTGCGCAGCGATCAGGTCACTCGCGTAGCGCTCCTCGACGTACTGCGAGAGCACGAGAAGTGGCAGCGATGGATGCGTCTTCCGCAGCCCGAGCGCCGCGCGGATGCCCTCGTCGGTGAACGTCGGAGGCAGTCGCACATCGAGGATGCACAACTCGGGGTCCGTCGTCCGCACCGCGTCGGTGAGGCCCTCGGTGTCCGGCAGGGCCGCGACGACCTCGTGGCCGGAGTCCTCGAGCAGTCGCACGAGGCCCTCGCGCAGCAGCACGGAGTCCTCACAGATCAGGATGCGCATGAGATCTGTCCTTTCGGTGCGAAGTGACGTTGCTGGTCGAGATGCGTACAGATCAGGATGCGCATGGCACACTCACCTCCAGCGAGGTCGGTCCGCCCTGGGGGCTGTCGAGGCGGAACGTGCCGCCCGCCGCCAGCACCCGGTTGGAGATGCCGTCGAGTCCGCCGCCGGGCTGCACCTGCGCGCCGCCCATGCCGTTGTCCTCGACCCGCGCCCACAGCACACCGCCTTCGCGCAGTCGCACGATCACGCGGCACTCACTGGCCCGCGAATGCTTCGCGGCGTTCGTGAGCGATTCCGCGATCGAGAAGTACACCGCCGCCTCGGCGTCACGGCTGCAGCGTCCGTCCATGCGCACATCGAGCTGCACGGGGATGTGAGATCTGCTGGCGAGCGCCGAGAGCGCAGCATCCAGGCCGCGATCGTCGAGCACGGACGCATGGATGCCGCGGGCGAGCTGCCGCAGCTCGGTGATCGCCGCCTTCGTCGAGGTGTGCGCCTCACCGATCAGCTGCTTGGCCGCCGCCGGGTCGTCGTCGATCTTCTGCTGGGCGAGACCCAGGGTCATACCGACCGAGACCAGCCGGGGCTGGACGCCGTCGTGCAGATCGCGCTCGATGCGGGTGCGCTCGACGTCGGCTGCGCGCACCGCGCCCTCCCGCTGTGCACTGGTCGTGCGCACCTGCTCGGTCAGTTCGGCCTCACGGTTGGGAACGACGAGTGCGCGGCTGATCGTGCGGTGCAGAAGCGCGAGGCCGATGATTCCGGCCGCCGCGGCAAGAGCACCGAGGATGCCGACGAGCACGGCCCACTCGACGCCGATCTGTCCGACACCGAACGCGAGCGGGATGGAGATCGTCTCCGCCGCGCCGAGTGGAGCGAAGATCGTGATCGCGGAGAAGATCAGGGCCCAGAACAATCGCAGCACGAATGCACCAAAGATGCACGCGATGACGAAGCTCGCCACCGCCCGCCACATGCGCCCGTCGATGCTCTGGCGACCGAGCGAGCGGAGCCACCCTCCGAACCCCGGCCGCTGACGGCGGCGAGGCTGCAGGTCGGGGACATCGAGGCCGTACAGTCCTCTGATGCGAACGATCTCGAACCAGCCGAGCCCGAACAGGGCGTAGACGAAGCCCACCAGGAACAGCAGTCCGATTCCGAGGACGAAGAGCAGGGCCAGGCCGGTTCCGAAGGTGGCGGCCAGGATTCCGATGACGCCGCCGCCGAGCACGCCGAGCGCTGCAAGGTGCAGGATCGTGAAGAACAGCCGCAGCGGCGGCGCTTTCGCCGGCGCCGGAGACACCGCGGAGGGGACAGCCGGAGACACCGCGGAGGGGACAGTCTGAGTGGTCATGCCTCAAACGTAGGCCGCGGGCCGTAGGCCGCGACACCGTGTCACCCGGAGAGCTCCGTTCGGGTTTCCCCTACTGCGACGATCTGATCTGCTTTACTGGAGCCATGACGGCACATGAGGGAGAACCGCACGGCGCTGGACTCGGACAACGGCTGAACTGGCTGCGTGCCGGGGTGCTCGGTGCCAACGACGGGATCGTGTCCGTCGCTTCCCTCGTCGTCGGCGTGGCCGGTGCGACCACTGACAACGCGGCGCTGCTGACCGCCGGCCTTGCCGGTCTCGTCGGCGGCGCGGTCTCGATGGCGCTCGGCGAGTACGTGTCGGTGAGCAGCCAGCGTGACAGCGAGAGGGCGCTCATCACGAAGGAACGCGAAGAGCTGCGGACGATGCCGGATGCTGAGCTCGCCGAACTCGCCGGCCTCTACCGTGACCGAGGGCTGAGCGATGAGACGGCGCTCAGGGTCGCAGAAGAGCTCACCGCGCACGATGCACTCGCCGCCCACCTCGAGGTCGAACTCGGCATCGATCAGGAAGACCTGGTCAACCCCTGGCACGCGGCCCTGTCGTCTGCGATCGCGTTCACGCTCGGCGCCCTGCTGCCACTGCTGGCCATCCTGCTCCCCCCGCACGAGTGGCGCGTGCCCGTCACGTTCGTCGCCGTTCTGATCGCCCTCGCTGTGACAGGCGCGGTCGCCGCGCGAATCGGAGGATCGTCGCCGCTTCGGCCGTCGATCCGCCTCGTGGTGGGCGGAGCGCTCGCGCTGGCCGCGACCTGGTTGATCGGCACACTGCTCGGGACTGCGGGCGTCGTCTGATGACGAAGGGACGGATGCCGCGGCATCCGTCCCTTCGCTCGATCGTCGAGCGCGTCGAGAAGTCAGTTCGAGGTGAAGCCGACCAGCAGCCCGCCGGTGACCTTGACCGCCAGATTGTAGATGCCGGCGCCGACGGCGCCCAGCACGGTGACCACGATCAGGTTCAGGATCGACACGACCGCGGCGAACGCCATCACCTGGGGCAGTCCCATGAGTGAGGCGAGCGAGACCGATCCGTCGGTGATGTTGCCGACGAACTCGTCTGTCTGCGACATGATGCCGGTCGCCTGCAGCACGAGGAAGATCAGGAAGAACGAGACCATGGTCACGATCGCAAGCGCGACGGCGGCAAGGAACGACAGCTTCACAGCCGACCAGAAATCGACGTAGACCAAACGCAGGCGGACCTGCTTGCCGCCGGTCTTACGCGTCGATTTCTTCGCCAGCTTGTCGGCTACTGTGCTCATACGTCGTTGCTTTCCTCAGGGGTCTCAGTGTCGGGGTCAGCCTCGTCCAGTTCTTCGACGATGCGGCGTTCCCCGTTACGTGCGATGGCGAGGATCCGGTCCTTCTCGGATGTCCGGGCGAACACCACTCCCATGGTGTCACGGCCCTTGGCGGGCACCTCGGCCACGGCAGAGCGTACCACCTTGCCGCTGGACAGAACCACCAAGACCTCGTCGTCCTCGGACACGATCAGACCACCCGCGAGAGTGCCCCGATCGTCGTTGAGTTTGGCGACCTTGATGCCGATTCCGCCGCGTCCCTGAACGCGATACGCGCCGACGGCGGTGCGCTTCGCGTAGCCCCCATCGGTCACGACGAACACGAACGCGTTCTCGTCGGCGACGGATGCCGAGAGCAGATTGTCCTCGCCGCGGAAGCTCATTCCCTTCACGCCGGCGGTGGCGCGTCCCATCGGGCGCAGCGCCTCATCCGTGGCGTTGAAGCGCAGCGACATGCCATGACGGGAGATGAGCAGGATGTCATCGGTGTTGTCGACCAGCAGGGCACTGACCAGCTCGTCCTCTTCGCGGAGACGGATCGCGATGACGCCGCCCTGGCGGTTGGTGTCGTACTCGGTCAGGCGCGTCTTCTTCACCAGGCCGTCACGGGTCGCGAGCACCAGGTAGTCGGCCACCGCGTAGTCGCGGATGTCGAGCACCTGCGCGATGTTCTCGTCCGGCTGCAGGGCGAGGAGGTTCGCGACGTGCTGTCCCTTCGCATCGCGGCCGGCCTCCGGCACCTCGTACGTCTTCGTGCGGTAGACACGACCCTTGTCCGTGAAGAACAGCAGCCAATGGTGCGTCGTCGTGACGAAGAAGTGCTCGACGATGTCGTCCGCCCGCAACTGCGCGCCCT from Microbacterium profundi includes the following:
- a CDS encoding sensor histidine kinase, with protein sequence MTTQTVPSAVSPAVPSAVSPAPAKAPPLRLFFTILHLAALGVLGGGVIGILAATFGTGLALLFVLGIGLLFLVGFVYALFGLGWFEIVRIRGLYGLDVPDLQPRRRQRPGFGGWLRSLGRQSIDGRMWRAVASFVIACIFGAFVLRLFWALIFSAITIFAPLGAAETISIPLAFGVGQIGVEWAVLVGILGALAAAAGIIGLALLHRTISRALVVPNREAELTEQVRTTSAQREGAVRAADVERTRIERDLHDGVQPRLVSVGMTLGLAQQKIDDDPAAAKQLIGEAHTSTKAAITELRQLARGIHASVLDDRGLDAALSALASRSHIPVQLDVRMDGRCSRDAEAAVYFSIAESLTNAAKHSRASECRVIVRLREGGVLWARVEDNGMGGAQVQPGGGLDGISNRVLAAGGTFRLDSPQGGPTSLEVSVPCAS
- a CDS encoding RES domain-containing protein, which produces MPAAQIAVVDAGGVAVWRIGRAPDPWAWVDHQYSGRNRWDDADGVFRTVYAGDRLYGCFVEVLAYARPDLGADDTDLLSGITEDPEDAAEFPVPTPGSIPREWIGGRLVGAARLTGPFADVRVSETVSALRPTFLQLALDLGYPDFDAAALKSAQPRDLTQQVADRLYALTTNEGAPVVDGVRFASRHGDELTMWAIFERPGDDPSSAHLHGTYARVVDIDDPDLTRAMELHNLVWR
- a CDS encoding DUF4097 family beta strand repeat-containing protein, which produces MNAESENNQGGHDVPLSPPPAEQAPLTNAAAPGGPAPGGAAPGGPAPGGPAPGAPASASSAQGPQTPRGSGARAGAIAIAVFGGVALLATGGTAAVAAVNDASAPVDSRQQMDASGITGIDLDVGGAAVRVEFGDVEQAQLELSGSGDDRWSLSRDGDELVVNSPEMNFGWWFGDWFNDDQSVVLTLPDELRSERLDADVSLGAGSLDVQGDFGDIDVEVGAGALFITGSADTIEADLSAGRAEFELADVSTADFSISAGRLEAELTGTAPRDVQVDVSAGSLELTLPDEEYDVRQDVSAGSLDNGLQTSSNARNSIVVSVSAGSAVLRPGD
- a CDS encoding response regulator transcription factor, which codes for MRILICEDSVLLREGLVRLLEDSGHEVVAALPDTEGLTDAVRTTDPELCILDVRLPPTFTDEGIRAALGLRKTHPSLPLLVLSQYVEERYASDLIAAQGGPLGYLLKDRVADVAEFVASVERIAEGASVLDPEVVAQLLTRRNRDDRMLQLTERERTVLSLIAEGKSNQTIAGLLFLSEGSVEKYITSIFQKLGLEPEAGNRRVLAALAHIENTGSGNGPLGNTPQTGAAR
- a CDS encoding VIT1/CCC1 transporter family protein, with protein sequence MTAHEGEPHGAGLGQRLNWLRAGVLGANDGIVSVASLVVGVAGATTDNAALLTAGLAGLVGGAVSMALGEYVSVSSQRDSERALITKEREELRTMPDAELAELAGLYRDRGLSDETALRVAEELTAHDALAAHLEVELGIDQEDLVNPWHAALSSAIAFTLGALLPLLAILLPPHEWRVPVTFVAVLIALAVTGAVAARIGGSSPLRPSIRLVVGGALALAATWLIGTLLGTAGVV
- a CDS encoding helix-turn-helix domain-containing protein; translated protein: MGNKTRVDLIFLRCEMSYEVSELPDGIASNSSWLTFNKITEHAPGASVARRLDVSDSKVSYWRRGERHPTTREAVHVARACGRNPLEALLVGGHLDADDIAGAVIVVHHTIADYSDVELAQEIVRRSKP
- a CDS encoding DUF3566 domain-containing protein, which codes for MSTVADKLAKKSTRKTGGKQVRLRLVYVDFWSAVKLSFLAAVALAIVTMVSFFLIFLVLQATGIMSQTDEFVGNITDGSVSLASLMGLPQVMAFAAVVSILNLIVVTVLGAVGAGIYNLAVKVTGGLLVGFTSN